From the genome of Staphylococcus haemolyticus, one region includes:
- a CDS encoding YutD family protein — MIKIGQQYFEIIEEYRSCFDEELFASRYSDILDKYDFIVGDFGYDQLRLKGFYKDTNKKAEISKRFSSIQDYILEYCNFGCPYFVLRHLSNKEVQQLNHDEEDVILSDSEDKLHDVKIKPTIQEVKHQDE, encoded by the coding sequence ATGATTAAGATAGGTCAACAATATTTTGAAATCATTGAAGAATATAGATCATGCTTTGATGAAGAATTATTTGCATCGAGATATTCAGATATATTAGATAAGTATGATTTTATTGTAGGGGATTTTGGATATGATCAATTACGATTAAAAGGTTTCTATAAGGATACGAATAAAAAAGCTGAAATCTCGAAACGTTTTTCGAGTATTCAAGATTATATATTAGAATATTGCAATTTCGGTTGTCCTTATTTTGTTTTACGTCATTTATCTAACAAAGAGGTACAACAATTAAATCATGATGAAGAGGATGTTATTTTGTCTGATTCTGAAGATAAATTGCATGATGTTAAAATTAAACCTACCATTCAGGAAGTTAAGCACCAAGATGAGTAA
- the lipA gene encoding lipoyl synthase yields the protein MATKNEEILRKPDWLKIKLNTNENYIGLKKMMREKNLHTVCEEAKCPNIHECWGARRTATFMILGAVCTRACRFCAVKTGLPNELDLNEPERVAESVELMNLKHVVITAVARDDLRDAGSNVYAETVRKVRERNPFTTIEILPSDMGGDYEALETLMASKPDILNHNIETVRRLTPRVRARATYERTLEFLRRSKELQPDIPTKSSLMVGLGETIEEIYETMDDLRANDVDILTIGQYLQPSRKHLKVEKYYTPLEFGKLRKVAMDKGFKHCEAGPMVRSSYHADEQVNEAAKEKHRLGEEKLQQN from the coding sequence ATGGCTACTAAAAATGAAGAAATCTTACGTAAACCAGATTGGTTGAAAATTAAGCTTAACACGAACGAAAACTATATTGGCCTCAAGAAGATGATGCGTGAAAAGAACTTACACACTGTTTGCGAAGAAGCAAAGTGTCCAAATATACATGAATGTTGGGGTGCTAGACGTACTGCTACATTTATGATTTTAGGTGCAGTATGTACAAGAGCATGTCGTTTCTGTGCAGTTAAAACTGGATTACCTAATGAACTAGACTTAAATGAACCAGAACGTGTTGCAGAATCAGTTGAGTTAATGAATTTAAAACACGTTGTTATCACTGCAGTTGCACGTGATGACTTAAGAGATGCAGGTTCTAACGTATATGCTGAAACAGTACGTAAAGTACGTGAACGTAATCCATTCACTACAATTGAAATCTTACCATCAGACATGGGTGGTGACTATGAAGCACTTGAAACATTAATGGCTTCTAAACCTGATATCTTAAACCATAATATCGAAACAGTACGTCGTTTAACACCAAGAGTTCGTGCACGTGCAACATATGAAAGAACATTAGAGTTCTTACGTCGTTCTAAAGAATTGCAACCAGATATTCCTACTAAATCAAGCTTAATGGTTGGTTTAGGAGAAACGATTGAAGAGATTTATGAAACAATGGATGATCTTCGTGCAAATGATGTAGACATTTTAACAATTGGTCAATATTTACAACCATCACGTAAGCATTTAAAAGTTGAAAAATACTATACACCATTAGAATTTGGTAAATTAAGAAAAGTAGCTATGGACAAAGGTTTCAAACACTGTGAAGCTGGCCCAATGGTACGTAGTTCTTATCATGCCGACGAACAAGTAAATGAAGCGGCTAAAGAAAAACACCGTTTAGGTGAAGAAAAATTACAACAAAATTAA
- a CDS encoding bifunctional metallophosphatase/5'-nucleotidase, whose product MKLTIFHTNDIHSHLNEYARITSYMAEHRPKLQHPSLYLDIGDHVDLSAPVTQATIGRKNIDLLNEAQCDIATIGNNEGMTISHEALNNLYNNATFNVICTNVIDEEGKLPHNIASSCIKEIEGVRILFVAATAPFTPFYRALDWIVTDPLEAIKDEIANQQGNYDVLIVMSHVGIFFDEKLCQEIPEIDVIFGSHTHHHFDEGEMNNGVLMAAAGKYGYYLGEVNLTIENKKVVSKEAIIYPVETLPMVETDYESEGKALMSEPVIDYPINLNSKTDVITKTTYLLAESVFEFTNTDCTIINAGLIVKGIEADRLTEYDIHKMLPHPINLVRVRLTGSELKKVIEKSQKQEYMHEHAQGLGFRGDIFGGYILYNCGFIQSENRFFVNGEAVVDDKIYTLGTVDMYTFGRYFPILKGKSIDYIMPQFLRDIFKDKLLRLQ is encoded by the coding sequence GTGAAGTTAACCATTTTTCACACGAACGATATTCATAGTCATTTAAACGAATATGCACGTATAACATCTTATATGGCAGAACATAGACCCAAACTTCAACATCCCTCACTCTATTTAGATATAGGCGACCATGTGGATTTATCAGCACCAGTGACTCAAGCAACGATAGGTCGCAAGAATATCGACTTGCTTAATGAGGCTCAGTGTGATATTGCGACGATAGGTAATAATGAAGGTATGACCATCTCTCATGAAGCATTAAATAATTTATATAATAATGCGACATTTAACGTCATTTGTACAAATGTTATCGATGAAGAAGGGAAGTTACCTCATAACATAGCCTCATCATGTATTAAAGAAATTGAAGGCGTACGTATTTTATTTGTAGCGGCAACAGCACCTTTCACACCATTTTACAGAGCTCTTGATTGGATTGTAACGGATCCTTTAGAAGCGATTAAAGATGAAATCGCTAATCAACAGGGTAATTATGATGTACTTATTGTGATGAGTCATGTAGGCATCTTTTTTGATGAAAAGTTATGCCAAGAGATTCCTGAAATTGATGTGATTTTTGGGAGTCATACACACCATCATTTTGATGAGGGTGAAATGAATAATGGCGTACTTATGGCAGCTGCTGGTAAATATGGTTATTATTTAGGTGAAGTTAATTTAACTATTGAAAATAAAAAGGTTGTTAGTAAAGAAGCGATTATTTATCCGGTTGAAACATTACCTATGGTTGAAACAGATTATGAGTCAGAAGGAAAGGCATTGATGAGTGAACCGGTGATTGATTATCCTATCAACTTAAATAGTAAAACAGATGTCATTACTAAAACGACTTATTTATTAGCTGAAAGTGTATTTGAATTTACTAATACAGATTGTACTATCATAAATGCTGGTTTAATTGTAAAAGGAATTGAAGCGGATAGACTAACGGAATATGATATTCATAAAATGTTGCCACATCCAATTAATCTAGTGCGCGTACGTTTGACAGGTAGTGAATTGAAAAAAGTAATTGAAAAAAGTCAGAAGCAAGAATATATGCATGAACATGCTCAAGGACTAGGTTTTAGAGGAGATATATTTGGAGGCTATATTTTATATAATTGCGGTTTTATCCAGTCAGAAAATAGATTCTTTGTTAATGGTGAAGCGGTAGTTGATGATAAAATATACACTTTAGGAACAGTTGATATGTATACGTTTGGTAGATATTTCCCTATATTGAAAGGGAAGTCAATTGATTATATTATGCCTCAGTTCCTTAGAGATATCTTTAAAGATAAGTTATTGAGACTGCAATAG